A genome region from Tolypothrix sp. PCC 7712 includes the following:
- a CDS encoding MgtC/SapB family protein gives MGSMFITANDWPHIAFRLAMALLVGCMIGLNRQQGGRPAGMRTFMLVSMGAALFVMIPLQAEGDSPYAATNALSRTIQGVATGVGFLGAGLILQESPRKSHVPKVRGLTTAACVWTSAGLGAAIGCGLWQMGLLGGLLTLITLSGVKKLNRSFVSLGSQNKKGKSQELIITEEQDDDDD, from the coding sequence ATGGGATCAATGTTTATTACTGCCAATGATTGGCCACATATAGCATTTAGACTGGCGATGGCGCTTCTAGTAGGCTGCATGATTGGCTTGAACCGTCAGCAAGGAGGTAGACCTGCTGGCATGAGAACTTTTATGTTGGTAAGTATGGGCGCAGCATTATTCGTGATGATCCCGTTACAAGCTGAAGGTGACAGCCCTTATGCAGCTACCAATGCCTTAAGTCGTACAATTCAGGGTGTAGCCACAGGTGTAGGATTTCTGGGTGCTGGATTAATTCTGCAAGAATCTCCCAGAAAATCTCATGTGCCAAAAGTTCGAGGCTTAACCACAGCCGCCTGTGTTTGGACTTCAGCAGGATTGGGTGCAGCAATTGGCTGTGGTTTGTGGCAAATGGGATTATTAGGAGGGTTGCTAACGCTGATTACGCTGAGTGGAGTTAAAAAGCTCAATCGCTCCTTCGTTAGCCTAGGTAGTCAAAATAAAAAGGGCAAAAGTCAGGAGTTAATCATCACTGAAGAACAGGATGATGATGATGATTAA
- a CDS encoding 4Fe-4S single cluster domain-containing protein, whose protein sequence is MESQPNHPSQQLMEIPPEHLNIMGYVDESEVNGPGCRAVVWVQGCSRECPGCFNPASWSFEVNQLISVDTLAENILKKPRNTGVTFSGGEPFWQAPALASLARKLKAAGLNVMSFTGFTLKQLQSESAPPGSQDLLEQLDILIDGPFVESLAIHSPTSPVSSSNQRVNIFNPAFQDKITWASDQIEIHVFKDGSRLVTGYQSLWQQVE, encoded by the coding sequence ATGGAATCCCAACCAAATCACCCATCGCAACAACTTATGGAAATTCCCCCTGAGCATCTTAATATTATGGGCTACGTTGATGAATCTGAAGTTAACGGGCCTGGTTGTCGTGCTGTTGTTTGGGTGCAAGGTTGTTCCCGCGAATGTCCTGGCTGTTTTAATCCAGCATCTTGGTCATTCGAGGTCAACCAATTGATATCCGTTGATACCCTTGCTGAAAATATTTTGAAAAAGCCGCGCAACACAGGGGTAACTTTCTCTGGCGGCGAACCCTTTTGGCAAGCACCTGCATTGGCATCTTTAGCACGTAAGCTGAAAGCTGCTGGATTAAACGTGATGTCATTTACTGGCTTTACCTTAAAGCAGCTGCAATCGGAATCTGCTCCCCCAGGTTCGCAAGATTTATTAGAGCAGCTAGATATTCTGATTGATGGGCCATTTGTAGAATCTTTGGCGATTCATTCTCCTACTTCTCCAGTCTCATCCAGCAATCAACGAGTTAACATCTTTAATCCTGCTTTCCAAGACAAAATTACCTGGGCTAGCGACCAGATAGAAATTCATGTCTTCAAAGATGGTAGCCGATTGGTGACTGGCTACCAAAGTTTGTGGCAGCAGGTGGAGTAG
- a CDS encoding outer membrane beta-barrel protein, which produces MKLLKALAASAVVVSSVVLSAGIASAQTAGTNSNYIGVGIAAGATSGGQGNDDAQFGGNVQGRVTMPRTPVSLRGSVLFGGDATAIMPIVTYDAPIAKNTNVYFGGGYSFVTDEGKNTPLGNQNAPVVTLGAESQVANNVIVYGDAKWGIDAYRNSDADAVSFQTGIGYRF; this is translated from the coding sequence ATGAAACTACTCAAAGCTTTGGCAGCTTCTGCCGTTGTTGTTTCTTCTGTTGTCCTCTCCGCTGGAATTGCTTCTGCTCAAACAGCTGGTACTAACAGCAATTACATCGGTGTTGGGATTGCCGCTGGCGCAACAAGCGGCGGACAAGGAAATGATGATGCTCAATTTGGTGGTAACGTGCAAGGACGGGTAACTATGCCCAGAACACCTGTATCGCTTCGGGGTTCCGTCCTGTTTGGTGGTGATGCCACTGCAATTATGCCTATAGTTACTTATGATGCGCCCATCGCCAAAAATACGAACGTTTACTTCGGTGGCGGATACTCGTTTGTCACCGATGAAGGTAAAAACACCCCACTAGGTAATCAAAATGCACCCGTAGTTACCTTAGGTGCAGAATCACAAGTTGCCAATAACGTCATCGTCTATGGCGATGCTAAATGGGGTATTGACGCTTACAGAAACAGTGATGCCGATGCCGTTAGCTTCCAAACTGGAATAGGTTATAGATTCTAA
- a CDS encoding mechanosensitive ion channel family protein — translation MRYQFLALMSSMAIAVVSVPKATAQIPFLPSLPTPSSVSKDSDNRIVTGWIYLDGRRLFQIAATRINFPERSQNIQQNLDEISQNYLRSAAQSVNVQVEKVNEAPVITINGQYLMTVTSEDARLREEDATLSANQIVDTLQEALQRAKQERNTQFLIDQGKIAAAIALAMMAASWGVYRWQRRSQHNVKQPNLPTSRQTQPITTQLNQQQHRHLHEVKKRLFQLTQAGIWGGGTFMILGLFPYTRVLQLGILSAAQIPLRLGIVALGTYVVIRFSYALIDRFTSTLISSGALFASETSERLQLRVSTFSGVTKSIATITCVSVGFLLGLIALGIDILPLLAGASLVGVAVSLASQNLIKDAINGFLIILEDQYALGDVINVGTVGGLVENLNLRMTQVRDSEGRLITIPNSEVKIVANLSSRWSRADLTIPVDYQADIDEVLKLITTVALEMDEDPVWKHQIVETPKVLGVDNFGDRGLIIRVWIKTQPLKQWDVAREYRRRLKIAFDQAGIFIPVPQQAIWINDVQLQQLQENGKAN, via the coding sequence GTGCGCTATCAATTTTTGGCGCTAATGAGTTCAATGGCGATCGCTGTTGTCTCTGTACCCAAAGCTACAGCCCAAATTCCCTTTTTACCTAGCTTGCCAACTCCTAGTAGTGTAAGTAAAGATTCAGATAATAGAATTGTCACAGGCTGGATCTATTTAGACGGTCGCAGGTTGTTCCAAATAGCAGCAACTAGAATAAATTTTCCAGAGCGATCGCAAAATATTCAACAAAACTTGGATGAAATTAGCCAAAATTACCTGCGTTCAGCTGCACAATCAGTCAATGTTCAGGTAGAAAAAGTTAACGAAGCACCTGTAATTACTATCAACGGTCAATACCTGATGACCGTAACTTCCGAAGACGCGAGACTGCGTGAGGAAGATGCCACCCTTTCAGCCAATCAAATAGTAGATACATTACAAGAAGCCTTACAAAGGGCAAAACAAGAACGGAATACGCAATTTTTAATTGACCAAGGGAAAATAGCAGCTGCGATCGCCCTGGCAATGATGGCTGCTAGTTGGGGTGTATATCGTTGGCAACGTCGTTCTCAACATAATGTCAAACAGCCTAACCTCCCGACTTCTCGCCAAACCCAACCAATCACCACACAACTAAATCAACAGCAACATCGGCATTTACACGAAGTCAAAAAACGCCTATTTCAGCTAACTCAAGCTGGAATTTGGGGTGGTGGTACATTTATGATTTTGGGTTTATTTCCCTACACCAGAGTTCTGCAATTAGGAATTCTCTCAGCTGCTCAAATTCCTCTGAGATTGGGGATTGTAGCATTAGGCACTTACGTAGTGATTCGATTTAGTTATGCACTGATAGACCGTTTTACCTCCACTCTCATCAGCAGTGGTGCTTTATTCGCCTCCGAAACTTCGGAACGGTTACAACTACGGGTTTCTACGTTTTCGGGTGTAACAAAAAGTATTGCCACAATTACCTGTGTCAGCGTCGGCTTTTTGTTAGGATTAATCGCTTTGGGGATAGATATCCTACCCTTATTAGCGGGTGCGAGTTTAGTGGGTGTTGCCGTTTCCCTAGCGTCGCAAAACCTGATCAAAGATGCAATTAACGGATTTTTGATTATTTTAGAAGACCAATACGCCTTAGGCGATGTGATTAACGTTGGCACAGTGGGCGGCTTAGTAGAAAACTTGAACTTGCGGATGACCCAAGTTCGTGACTCCGAAGGACGCTTAATTACAATTCCCAACAGTGAAGTTAAAATTGTTGCCAATCTTTCTAGCCGTTGGTCAAGGGCAGATTTAACCATTCCCGTAGACTACCAAGCTGATATTGACGAAGTTTTGAAATTAATTACTACTGTTGCCTTAGAGATGGATGAAGATCCAGTCTGGAAACATCAGATTGTAGAAACACCAAAAGTTTTAGGAGTTGATAACTTTGGCGATCGCGGTTTAATTATTCGTGTGTGGATTAAAACCCAACCCCTGAAACAATGGGATGTGGCGAGAGAATACCGCCGCCGTCTCAAAATCGCCTTCGACCAAGCCGGAATTTTTATTCCTGTTCCCCAACAGGCAATTTGGATTAATGATGTGCAATTGCAGCAACTCCAAGAGAATGGTAAAGCTAATTAA
- a CDS encoding CHASE2 domain-containing protein, producing the protein MWTKLRQVLWQWRSLLIITPSVTGLIILLRFSGLLQFLEWAAFDQYIRLRPQESRDDRIAIVGIDETDLHELIGQDYLPDKLLAQLLVKLQQRKPRVIGLDIYRDLPVDPGHADLTKVYQSYHNIIGIQQVIGAGVPPSPLLKAKGQIGANGLLIDPDAKVRRGFLSISDRQGKKIWSFGMMLALRYLQPEGIKPPEIDAPIYRLGKTTFPAFAANDGGYVGADATRYQILLNYRGPKQSFELVSMSDILLNRLPPDWGRDRIILIGNVGEIFEDFVFSPFNSGFPLGFEHTPRVEIHANQISQILSSVLDQRPLIKTWAEPLECLWILFWSGLGATLIWQLRYTGGMSKVSLPKVLAPVIAAGGLVGFSYTAFLAGWWIPVIPALFALAGSAIAVTAYFARMAGSIRKTFGRYLTDTVVANLLENPQGLKLGGERRNITILTSDIRGFTAISERLPAEEVIKIINLYLGYMADVITQYQGTIDEFMGDGILVLFGAPTHREDDATRAIACAVGMQLAMQAVNETMKQQGLPNLEMGIGINTGEVVVGNIGSEKRSKYGIVGDQVNLTYRIESYSIGGQILISESTFKAVETILKIDGQKQVQPKGVQQPITIYEIGGIGGKYNLYLPQEEEIFLNLTEEIPLQYTALDGKHLDGTIMQGKVSRLSLKGAEIYIIQDEISHVLAPLTNIKLNLQMPNTEIFSEDIYAKVLEQSTDNSFYIRFTNRPPEVEKQLSIIYQNLHKQS; encoded by the coding sequence ATGTGGACAAAGCTGAGACAGGTGCTTTGGCAATGGCGTAGCTTATTGATTATTACTCCTAGTGTTACCGGATTGATTATCTTACTACGCTTTTCTGGTTTACTTCAGTTCTTGGAATGGGCAGCATTCGATCAATATATACGTTTACGTCCGCAAGAATCCCGTGACGATCGCATTGCGATTGTGGGTATTGATGAAACAGATTTACACGAGCTGATTGGTCAGGACTATTTACCAGATAAGCTTTTAGCTCAGTTACTTGTAAAACTACAACAGAGAAAGCCAAGAGTTATTGGTCTTGATATTTATCGCGATTTACCTGTAGACCCAGGACACGCAGATTTAACTAAGGTTTATCAAAGTTATCACAATATAATTGGTATCCAACAAGTAATTGGTGCAGGCGTTCCGCCTTCTCCTTTGTTGAAAGCTAAGGGACAAATAGGCGCTAATGGTTTACTGATTGATCCAGATGCGAAAGTGAGGCGTGGGTTTTTATCGATTAGCGATCGCCAAGGGAAAAAGATTTGGAGCTTTGGCATGATGCTGGCTTTACGATATTTACAGCCAGAAGGAATTAAGCCGCCAGAAATTGATGCACCTATATATCGCTTGGGAAAAACTACATTTCCAGCCTTTGCTGCAAATGATGGTGGTTATGTAGGCGCTGATGCTACAAGATATCAGATTTTATTAAACTATCGCGGGCCGAAACAGTCCTTTGAATTGGTTTCCATGTCAGATATTTTGCTTAATCGCTTACCTCCTGATTGGGGACGCGATCGCATTATCTTAATTGGTAATGTAGGGGAAATTTTTGAGGATTTCGTCTTTTCTCCCTTTAATAGTGGTTTTCCTCTCGGTTTTGAACACACCCCTAGAGTAGAAATCCACGCCAATCAGATTAGCCAAATTCTGAGCAGTGTACTCGATCAGCGTCCTTTAATTAAAACTTGGGCGGAACCATTAGAATGTTTGTGGATTTTATTCTGGTCTGGATTAGGTGCTACCTTAATTTGGCAATTACGATACACAGGGGGAATGAGCAAAGTCTCATTACCTAAAGTCTTGGCTCCGGTGATCGCCGCAGGTGGGTTAGTAGGTTTTTCTTATACTGCATTTTTAGCCGGCTGGTGGATACCAGTGATACCAGCATTATTTGCTTTAGCTGGAAGTGCGATCGCAGTTACGGCTTATTTTGCGCGTATGGCTGGTTCTATACGTAAAACCTTTGGTCGTTACCTAACTGATACAGTAGTTGCTAATTTACTAGAAAATCCCCAAGGTTTGAAGTTAGGTGGCGAACGGCGGAATATCACCATTCTCACTTCAGATATTCGTGGTTTTACAGCCATATCCGAACGCTTACCCGCCGAAGAAGTAATTAAAATTATCAATCTCTACTTGGGATACATGGCTGATGTCATCACCCAGTACCAGGGAACCATTGATGAGTTCATGGGGGATGGAATTTTAGTACTGTTTGGCGCTCCCACCCATCGCGAAGACGACGCAACCAGAGCGATCGCTTGTGCTGTAGGAATGCAATTAGCGATGCAGGCTGTTAACGAAACCATGAAACAACAAGGATTACCTAATTTAGAAATGGGGATTGGCATTAATACTGGTGAAGTTGTCGTTGGTAATATTGGCTCTGAGAAACGTAGCAAATATGGAATTGTAGGCGACCAAGTTAATCTCACATATCGCATTGAATCTTACAGTATTGGCGGGCAAATATTGATTTCCGAATCTACTTTCAAAGCGGTAGAAACAATATTAAAGATTGATGGGCAAAAACAAGTCCAACCAAAAGGTGTGCAACAACCCATCACAATTTATGAGATTGGCGGTATAGGTGGAAAATATAATCTTTACCTCCCTCAAGAAGAGGAGATATTTTTAAATTTAACTGAAGAAATTCCTCTACAATATACAGCTTTGGATGGCAAACATCTTGATGGTACTATCATGCAGGGAAAGGTAAGCAGACTTTCATTAAAGGGTGCAGAAATCTATATTATTCAAGATGAAATTTCTCATGTATTAGCACCTCTAACAAATATCAAGCTCAACTTACAAATGCCTAATACTGAAATATTCAGCGAAGATATTTATGCCAAAGTTTTAGAGCAATCAACAGATAATAGCTTTTATATTCGCTTTACCAATAGACCACCAGAGGTAGAGAAGCAGTTAAGCATCATCTACCAAAACTTGCACAAGCAATCGTGA
- a CDS encoding DUF6174 domain-containing protein, with protein MRLGIIVSAGLVSTGLLLALGLNKPAISQSPTQIAQTSAIANTNLQEFRQNRRVWSQQRIRNYRYKVSRSCFCTEEARGPVVIEVRNGQTTSITDKNGKKVNPELFQEYSTMPKVFNVIRDAIAKKASNMAVNYNKKLGYPTQIAIDYERQIADEELYLTIEDFKEIK; from the coding sequence ATGCGCTTAGGTATTATTGTTAGTGCTGGATTAGTAAGTACAGGGCTATTACTGGCTTTGGGTTTAAACAAACCAGCAATATCTCAATCTCCAACACAGATAGCTCAGACATCCGCGATCGCTAACACAAACTTACAGGAATTTAGACAGAATCGCCGGGTATGGAGTCAGCAAAGAATCCGCAACTATCGCTACAAAGTTAGTAGAAGTTGTTTCTGTACAGAAGAAGCTAGAGGCCCAGTAGTAATTGAAGTGCGTAACGGGCAAACAACTTCAATTACCGATAAAAATGGTAAAAAAGTTAATCCCGAGCTATTCCAGGAATACAGTACAATGCCCAAGGTATTCAATGTCATTCGGGATGCGATCGCCAAAAAAGCATCCAACATGGCTGTAAACTACAATAAAAAACTCGGCTACCCTACCCAAATTGCTATCGATTACGAGCGTCAGATAGCCGATGAAGAGTTATATCTCACAATTGAAGATTTCAAAGAAATTAAATAA
- the ahcY gene encoding adenosylhomocysteinase, with protein MTATSPRLKHEVKDLALAPLGRQRIEWAGREMPVLRQIRDRFAQEKPFAGLRLVACAHVTTETAHLAIALKAGGADAVLIASNPLSTQDDVAASLVVDHEIPVFAQKGEDNETYNRHVQIALDHRPNIIIDDGSDVVATLIQQRQHQIADLIGTTEETTTGIVRLRAMFKDGVLTFPAVNVNDADTKHFFDNRYGTGQSTLDGIIRATNILLAGKTIVVVGYGWCGKGTALRARGLGANVIVTEIDPIKAIEAVMDGFRVLPMSEAAPQGDLFITVTGNKHVIRGEHFDAMKDGAIVCNSGHFDIELDLKYLASQAKEVKQVRPFTEEYKLPSGKSVIVLGEGRLINLAAAEGHPSAVMDMSFANQALAVEYLVKNKGKLEPGLHSVPREVDEEIARLKLQALGINIDTLTADQIEYINSWTSGT; from the coding sequence ATGACCGCAACTTCTCCCCGATTAAAGCACGAGGTTAAAGACCTCGCCCTCGCTCCCTTGGGAAGACAGCGCATTGAATGGGCTGGACGCGAAATGCCAGTTTTACGGCAAATCCGCGATCGCTTTGCTCAAGAAAAACCCTTTGCTGGGTTGCGCCTAGTGGCTTGTGCTCACGTAACTACAGAAACCGCACATCTAGCGATCGCTTTGAAAGCTGGTGGTGCAGATGCAGTGTTAATTGCTAGCAATCCTCTTTCAACTCAAGATGACGTAGCTGCTAGCCTCGTCGTTGATCACGAAATTCCTGTTTTTGCCCAAAAAGGCGAAGATAACGAAACTTATAACCGTCACGTCCAAATTGCCCTTGACCATCGTCCCAACATCATTATTGATGATGGTAGTGATGTGGTTGCCACCCTCATTCAGCAACGCCAACATCAAATTGCCGATTTAATTGGCACCACTGAAGAAACTACAACGGGAATTGTGCGGTTACGCGCCATGTTCAAAGATGGCGTTCTCACCTTCCCCGCAGTGAATGTCAACGATGCTGACACCAAGCATTTCTTTGATAACCGCTACGGTACCGGACAATCTACCTTAGATGGGATTATCCGTGCAACCAATATTCTGCTAGCTGGTAAAACCATTGTTGTTGTTGGTTACGGCTGGTGTGGTAAAGGTACAGCACTCCGCGCCCGTGGTTTAGGTGCAAATGTGATTGTGACCGAAATCGACCCCATTAAGGCAATTGAAGCTGTAATGGATGGTTTCCGCGTTCTGCCTATGTCAGAAGCTGCACCTCAAGGTGACTTGTTTATCACAGTTACAGGTAACAAGCACGTAATTCGTGGTGAACATTTCGACGCGATGAAAGACGGCGCGATCGTCTGTAACTCCGGTCACTTCGATATTGAACTTGACCTGAAATATTTAGCATCTCAAGCTAAAGAAGTTAAGCAAGTACGCCCCTTCACTGAAGAGTATAAATTGCCAAGCGGTAAATCAGTGATTGTTCTAGGCGAAGGACGCTTGATTAACCTAGCGGCTGCGGAAGGACACCCCAGCGCCGTTATGGATATGAGCTTTGCTAACCAAGCTTTAGCTGTGGAATACCTAGTGAAGAACAAAGGTAAACTCGAACCAGGTTTACACTCAGTTCCTAGAGAAGTAGATGAAGAAATTGCCCGCCTGAAATTACAGGCTTTGGGAATTAACATTGATACCCTCACAGCAGACCAAATTGAGTACATCAATTCTTGGACTTCTGGAACCTAA
- a CDS encoding radical SAM protein, with the protein MSATAYKQYPSCASVYGPVESWRFGRSLGIDPIGSKSTCSFHCIYCQLGKIEALTTERQIFVPTSQIVDELQTVSLDNVDTVTLSGSGEPTLALNLEKIIGVVKRITKKPTVVLTNSTLLSDPQVRRDLIMADTVAAKLDAISSNQLQQVNRCVETINLPNLVAGIEQFRQEYSGHLAIQTMILSPWTPERVMDYIQILHILQPDEVQLNIPSRPRVLVRQLDARGNDILQPAPYLVQNLRCVSTSVLASLANQIHNAIKIPVRYPGMAVLV; encoded by the coding sequence ATGAGTGCTACAGCATATAAACAATATCCATCCTGTGCTTCTGTCTATGGGCCAGTAGAATCATGGCGATTTGGGCGATCGCTTGGCATCGATCCTATTGGTTCAAAATCTACCTGCTCCTTTCACTGCATCTACTGCCAGTTGGGAAAAATTGAAGCCCTGACGACTGAACGCCAAATTTTTGTCCCAACATCTCAAATTGTTGATGAGTTGCAGACTGTATCACTAGATAATGTAGATACAGTCACCCTCAGTGGTAGTGGCGAACCAACACTAGCCCTGAATTTAGAGAAAATTATCGGTGTTGTCAAAAGAATTACCAAAAAGCCCACTGTGGTTCTGACTAATAGCACCTTGCTATCCGATCCCCAAGTGCGTAGGGATTTGATCATGGCAGATACAGTCGCTGCAAAACTAGATGCCATTTCGTCAAATCAATTGCAGCAAGTCAATCGCTGTGTAGAGACAATTAATCTACCAAACCTTGTGGCAGGAATCGAGCAATTTCGTCAGGAATATTCAGGACATTTGGCTATTCAAACCATGATCTTGTCTCCTTGGACACCAGAAAGGGTGATGGATTACATCCAAATCCTTCATATTTTGCAACCAGATGAAGTCCAACTCAATATTCCTTCCCGTCCCCGTGTTTTGGTACGCCAATTAGACGCACGCGGTAACGATATTCTCCAACCCGCCCCTTACCTCGTTCAAAATCTCAGATGTGTCAGCACAAGCGTCTTAGCTTCATTAGCTAATCAAATTCACAATGCAATAAAAATCCCGGTGCGTTATCCAGGAATGGCTGTGCTGGTTTAG
- a CDS encoding tetratricopeptide repeat protein, whose amino-acid sequence MSQPSNPVTEWEQRRDEATRYYKRGEFQEYLVLATENLKLARIIPDRAREGYALNDIGLAHLGCWQPDKALNCFNEALTLAQEFGNVRAEATALSNLGSTYSRIGKFSLALASFEKALQIFRQLEDAQGEVSTLNDVALVYTRLGEPKRALLLQNQILAMRRLLGDFSGEATTLNGIGFAYSALGQQQQALEYFQAALPIQKAVKNIVGEATTLNNIASIYSDLGQPKQALLLYYQVLLTRRALKDLSGEATTLNNLGFTYNSIANHAQALKYYKQAIAIYQELGDRLGESSTLLNMGSLYATRRRKKLALSCYLNAQELAQEIEYQPLVDKVKQFINAL is encoded by the coding sequence ATGTCGCAACCTTCAAATCCAGTCACCGAGTGGGAACAACGTCGTGATGAAGCAACCCGCTATTACAAGCGAGGAGAATTTCAAGAATATCTTGTACTTGCAACCGAAAATTTAAAGTTGGCTCGAATCATTCCAGATCGCGCCAGAGAAGGTTATGCATTAAATGACATTGGACTGGCTCACCTCGGTTGCTGGCAACCTGATAAAGCATTGAATTGTTTTAATGAAGCATTAACCTTGGCTCAAGAATTTGGGAATGTGCGAGCCGAGGCTACCGCACTCAGCAATTTAGGTTCTACCTACAGTCGCATAGGCAAGTTTTCCCTAGCTTTAGCATCTTTTGAAAAAGCACTGCAAATTTTCCGGCAATTAGAAGATGCTCAAGGTGAAGTTTCTACTCTCAATGATGTAGCACTGGTTTACACCAGATTGGGAGAACCAAAAAGAGCGCTATTGCTGCAAAACCAAATTTTGGCTATGCGTCGCTTGCTAGGAGACTTTTCTGGTGAAGCAACAACCTTAAATGGCATTGGGTTCGCCTACAGTGCTTTAGGTCAGCAACAGCAAGCACTAGAATATTTCCAAGCAGCATTACCAATTCAAAAAGCTGTTAAAAATATAGTTGGCGAAGCGACTACCTTGAATAATATTGCCTCTATATATAGTGATTTAGGGCAACCCAAACAAGCGCTATTACTGTATTATCAAGTGCTGTTAACACGTCGGGCACTCAAAGACCTCTCTGGTGAAGCCACAACTTTGAATAACCTTGGTTTTACCTACAACAGCATTGCAAACCATGCTCAAGCACTCAAATATTACAAGCAAGCTATAGCAATTTATCAAGAACTAGGCGATCGCTTAGGAGAAAGTTCGACTCTCTTGAATATGGGTAGCCTTTACGCCACCAGAAGACGTAAAAAATTAGCGCTATCCTGCTACCTCAATGCTCAAGAGTTAGCCCAGGAAATCGAATATCAGCCGCTAGTGGATAAGGTAAAGCAGTTTATTAATGCGCTGTAG